GGTCTCTGGAAAGATACTTTATTTGAGGATCCAGATTTACAGTCCCTTAGCTCCAGGCTCCTTAGCTCCTTAGCTCCTTAGCTCCTCCAGGCGAGGGCTCCTGGGACGGTAAACATGTATGACAGAGCCTTTAGAAAGTGGAAGGAATTCGCATTACACAAGAAGGAGTTGTCGTATTTCCCTGCTAATCCTATGcatgttgttgtttatttatgGTATGTTTTAGAATCCACCAGATCGAGCGCCTCTGTGGATACTGCTTTTTATAGTATCAAGTGGGCTCACGAGTCAGCGGGTCTTGTATCCCCCACAGATAATCCTTTGGTTAACAGGGTGCCGCTAAGAGAATGGGGCcttaagtttgtttgttttttgtcagtATGCATAAAACCTAGTAGGAAGGTTTCATGAGCTTGGGCCTggggttcctacccagatttcctgtctttttttttcccatgggGTTTTTTACGACAGGTTTTTTCTGACCACCGTTCTAACCACGATGTTTGTTTGTGGTTGCTAAGCTGTAGGTATGTCTTATTGTCGCGTGCTGTGACGGCGATTTCTGTGAAAGCAACGGTATTGTGCACTGGTGCTCGGTTTCTTCATTATTGTACGCCGGTGCTTGGCCAAAACATGAAAAATAACGCTAATGGTTCAATGTATTGGTTGTCTGTTGTGTAGTGTACCTGAAATACTACACTTATCAGACCCGGTAAGTTACCTgcacttttgagaaacgggcttATATACAGAGGGGCTTATATACAAGGGGGCTTATAACCGGAATAAAAAAGCTGTGTCGAAACGAACAATAATAGCAGTGTTGATCGAAATACGTTTTTCGTTTACTCGTTTTTTATTATAGTTTTCATAAGAAATCGAATTCATTTCAATAAGAACTTATTATTCCGCAATGATTTTTCCAATTTTCTGTTTGATGTAGCTACAGAAAACAAGGAAAGCTAGAAGGGGGTTATATCCGCTAGGGGCTTATAAGAAGATGTATTTTTTGGCTTACAGATAGATATACAGGTGGATGGGCGTTCTTATAAGTGGCAGTTAGCGTTATCTAATCATGTTCTATAAATACAATCTCTCTCTTGGCGTTGCAAAGCACGCCAAAACCCAATAAAGAAACCCGTTATTTTGAGCAAGTGCAAGctttatttttatgcaaataattttCAACAGTTGAATGGTATTGATTTCAAACATGGCGGTATTGTAACATGGGTGAAAACCAGGAATACTGACGTTGCCTCCGATCATCTACACATTATCCTCAATAACTCAGCAATTCTCTCAAGATAACAGGGGTGTTATGTCAGGTGGTGTTAAGAAGAGAAATTTGACGTCCTCACATCACAGTTGTGACCGATTTATTGTTTTCAGCTGCCGCGCAAAACATCTCTGTGAGGGAGCGTAATGGTGCATAAATCAGTCTAGACTGTGCCAAAGTAACTGGCAACAGCTGTTCCAAAAATAGTGAGTTAAAATGCTACGCCAACAATTTCTTATTGAGATTCTGACAAGTGAGAGTATTCAGTATTTATTAAGCATTCCTTGAAGTCTAATTTGGTTGCAAAGCTGAGAAATCTAGTTCAAAGTGATTTTTCTGAGTGTGTCcaaaatgttttgtaaaaaagtGCTCCCCCTGTCAAGGTCGTGGATGAAAATATCATAATGCCTGTGGAACGTGCTCTTGGTATCATCTGGGACACCAATTCAGACTGTTTTGTCTATGAGGTTGAGAAGAGGAACATAGCAGACACTCGTCGCAAGATGCTGAGCCTTACAGCATCACTCTTTGATCCCACTGGACTCCTAGCTCCATTCCTGGTTAGAGCGAAAATCCTTCTTCAGCAAGTGTGGCATTGCGGTATTGGTTGGGACGATTTACTGCCATCAGAGTTTCTAGAGGAGTGGTCTAATTGGCAGGAAGAGCTGGATGGAATTTCACAATTTTCGCTATTGTCATGTTCCAGACAGCCCATTTGCTATTGAGCTTCATGTCTTTGGGGATGCGAGCGAACAGGCATTCTGCTCAGTGCCTTATTTGAGATTCTGCTATGCCAGTGTAGCAGTGAAATGTGCATTTGTTATGGCCAAGACTCGGGTAGCACCCAAGAAACCCTTAAGCATACCAAAACTTGAATTGCAAGCTGCTGCTTTGAGTACGAGATTATCTTTGGTAGTCATCAAGGACTCTACCTATTTCTGGGCAGACAGCAGTACTGTGTTCCAGTGGATATGCGGAGTGTCAAAGTGACACCCGGCCTTTATCACTAACCGAATTGGTGAGATCCTGGATTCAACTGACCCCTGTCAATGGAATCACTGTCCAGGACTGTTAAACCCAGCTGATAATGGTAGCAGGGGACTACCAGTAACTTCGATTACATCTGGCAGTCGTTGGCTAAATGGTCCTGCATTCTTGCTCCTTCCTGAAGAGAAATGGCCAAAGGGAAATTCAACTCTTTAACCTCCCAAGCAATACGTTTACGACCCACAAACCCAAGAGACAACTGTGACCTGCATTGGTGAAGTGAAAGATACGAAGAACCAGACTGAGTACTCATCCCTGACAAAGCTTCGCAGAGTAACTGCGTACCTTGCCCGGTTTATCTACAACTGTAGGCACCTGAAATCAGAACGTCGTATTGGTACGTTACTGGTTGAAGACATAGAGCAGGCTCGAAAGTTTTGGGTCCACAGTACCCATGCGGATTCATTTCCTCAAGAAGTTGCAGCTCTCAGGTCGAAACAACATGTTTCAAGCAAGAGCAAATTGGTATCACTATCACCCTTTCTTGATGAACATGGAATTGTTTGCTGACATTCCATTTTGCAGTCGTCAGCCGATAGTGCCATCACCTGATCATGAGTTCACCCGTCTTATCATCCTGAATTGCCATGAGAGACTGAAACATGAAGGAGTGGACCATGTCAGAAATGAGTTGAGACAACATAGTCCAGGGAATCTATGAGATTTTTAAGGCCGACCTCAAACTAATTGCAACAGAACTTCTATTATCGCCAAAAGGTCGCTACAAGTGTCCTAAACAACATACTAAAAGTACCAAAAAACCCCATTGGTGGAACATGCCAAATTTCGCTTCCAAAATGGCTTGAATTTACCACAGGGAGCCCGACcataaaaaatctaaaaatagctgttttttcagcgAAATCATACACAACTTATGGAAAATCAATAATGCGTAGAAATAGAAAAATTTGGCTTTCAAATAAACTGCATCCAAAACTGTTTTAAGGTGTAAAAGGAGTAAAAGACTATCCACAGGGCCCCCACAAAAGTGCCTCGACCCAAGCTCCTTATCGTTTTGGGATGGAACGCCTAGATGATTTCGTGGTTCTACCATGACTGGAAGCTCGTGGCTCTCGAAGTTTTCCTTCGAAGACAAATGATTTTGCTGGTTTTACTGTGTATTTGTGCTATTATTGGGAGATGTGCTTTCCAAAGGTAAGGAAAATTACAAAAGCTATGGTTTGTAAGTATAGGAAATCCTACGACTTCGATTTAATTTGGAATTTATTTAACCAAGTGGCCTTCTGCAGCTGAGTACAATTTGAGTTGAAAAACCCATTAGTGCAAATAAATACCAAATTGAACGACAGAAGCAGTGTGATTCCCTTTTAGTCGTACACAATTGCATGTAAAAAGAGTCATTCACAAAGATGCGTACAAACTTAACAATCCGCAAGTTTTTAATATTCCTTGAATGGTCTATGAATCTAGACCAAAACCTgacaaaatgtgaaaaagaacaagaagcGAACGTTGCGCATGATATACTCTATTATATTATCGAATTTCTTTGTAAACTACTAGTTTTTAATCTGGATTGATGAGTATGGGAAAAACGCTTACGAAAACCTGACGTcgagtcaatcaatcaatcaatcttttgTTTATTGCCGCCTCTTGCAGCGTAGCTGAATTGCAGGCGATGTCAGCACactaattacaatattaaacacAATAATAGCATAGCATTTACAATAAGTGTCCAGCGAATTTGCAAGACACCAACTGTCCGAATCGGTCAGTGTTCGTGGGTTTGGCAAAGTGGTCTGTGGTTGCCCTCAAATTATATGGCTTAGTTCTCAATTCTAATCTACTTTTTACATGATTGCCCTGTTTAATATTCCTAATAAAGGTCGCTCTCCTGTACGCTGGGCTCTATGTTACAATCCTCTAGGGCACTTCTGTATGAATGAGATGGCACGATTATTTTCAGTGCCCTTTAGTACCAGATTAGTTCATTTTTCGCAACGCCAACCGAGCAAAACTATGGCTGACAACATGCAAAATTTGCTCAACAAAACATACCTTGAACTCTTCGTTGTTTGAGAGGTGAAATAAAGCAGCTGTCTAAGCCTGGTCATATTCCATGCAGTGGTGTCTTGTATGCTTCAAATGTTGTCTTCTCAAAATTCATGTAAAGCAGATAAGAGATTTGGCCTTCTCCAGTCAAAGacagtaagcaaaataaaaTCACCGCCTGTGCACGTGAAAATAGATTTCGCATTTGATGCTAAGACAAAACTGCATTGTTTCTGTGCATTGTCATTcacagcattttaaaacaaactttttccttgtttttttcactttgtcaactaaaaactgcactgctctcagccaatcagaatccagacaatttttcatgtgtattattaagcataaaatgaaagctgaaaGTGTTTTTTAGCGATCCAATACTCGATCATTAGCATCAGTATGAAACATGTACAACTAACTAAACcttcgtttgtctttttaaaagtGACCCTAGATCAATGGAAAAGTGTTGAATCTGTGACAAACTATTTGAAGTCAAAGATGCAAGTTCGGTGCTTGGGCAGAAAGGCGTTGAAAAAATCAAGCTCATTGACAGTTCTATCGATGCTCAAGTTGGAGACAGAGTGCATATAGATTGTCGTCGTAACCTTGTCAGGCCTCCTTATGTAAAAGTTTTTACTTCCGTAGGCGTCTCTGACAGTACATTTAATGTAACAAGCCGTCGTTTGCAAACGCCCAATTTCAGTCAGCCAAATACGATGGCAAAAAGAAAGGTTTTGACACAATTCCTGTCAGAACAAAAGATTTCCAGGACTCAATTGGAAGTGTGTGCAGAAAGAGAAATGATGAATGGTCAACTGTGGTACTCGGTCGATTGGAATACGCGCAAGATCTCCATGCTGCAGATAGCGTCTATCATCAGACTTGCAGCGTCAACTTCCGAACGGGAAAAGGAATCCCAAAGCAGTTTAGTAGCGACTATGAAAAGGATGCCAAAAAGGCGAAGCAAGGACGACCAGTAGACGCCGTTAAAAACTCAGCCTTCGTGAAAGTTATCCAATATCTTGAAGCAAATGACGAAGAGCAAACAACAGTGTCAGATCTCGTACAGATTGTGAGCGAAGCTTTGGACGGGACAAATGAAGAGCCTTACAGCACAGTGTACATGAAGACCAAACTACAAGAACATTTTGGTGACAAGATAGTGATTACTTCAATATATGGCAAATCCAATGTGGTGACGTTTAGGCAAACAGCAGCATCTGTGATAGATGAGTTTTATTGCAATCCAAGACCAAAAGATACCGAAGAGGAGAGATATAGAATTATTGAGACTGCCACAAAACTCATAAAGAGCGAGATCAAGAACATTGATGTTTCTAGTGATGTTTATCCGACGAGCGCTGTTATGTCCGACGTGGAGGAAGCACTTAAATTTATTCCCGATCTTTTGAAGTCTTTTCTCGAACTCCTGTTTGTGGGGAAAGATATAAAACTAAAGCTCGCTTCAGTGGGACAGGCAATTGTACAAgcggtaagaccaagggtcataCTGGCGCCTTTACAGCTGGGTCTTGGGGTGCAAGTGCACCACCATTTCTCTTCTAAATTTCTCATTGACTCTCTTAACTCTCATCGATCCTGTGCCTCCTATAAAACTGTCCAGAAATACGAGAGAAGCGCTGCTGTCGCACAAGGGACGGAAATACCGGGATATACACCTGGTCATTTTGTACAAGACTCCGCAGATAATGTGGACCATAACTTATGAACCCTTGATGGCACAGGGACATTCCATGGGATGGGAATTATTGCTGCCATAACGCCAGGCACCAAGGCTACAATTCCAATTCCGATAAGAAAGGTGTCAGCTGAAGATATAGCAAAGGTCGGGCGAATAGAAATCCGTCCATTCATAGGGCCACTTGAAAACACCCCACTACATTATCAAGAGCTACAAGGTATAACTGTTCGAGATTCCACTGCGAATCTTGATCTCTTGTGGAAGCTTACTCAGCCACTTCTGCAGTCCCCACGACCTGTGTGGAATGGTATGATGCAGTTATCGTGTAAAGGAACGTATCCTGGCAAATCGTCAGTGCATTTTCTACCCATGATAGACATGGATCCAACTGATATGACTTGTATTTACAGCACCCTTTCGTTCATTTCAGACCAAGCGAGCCGCTATGAGTATACGCCGATTGTAACATTTGATCAGCCTCTTTAGTGGAAGTCCCTAAAGATAGTTTCAAATGAGCCCCAAGACAGCAAACTTAAGTCTATTATCCTGAGGTTAGGGGGTTTGTACGTTGAAATGAGCTTCCTCGGCTGCATTGGACACATCATGGCGGGGTCTGGGATTGAGGAGGTGCTAGAGCAAGTATATGCTAAAAATGCGGTTCCACATATCCTCAGTGGAAAGGCAGTCGCCCGTGCTATTCGGGGACATTTTTTAGTTGATGCAGCCCTGAATGCCATGCTTGTTTCAGATACATTCAGCCTCCCCCTGTCAGCTACCTTAGATGAAGCAAATACAGAGGAGAAGCAAGTTGTGCCATACATCTACTGCCAACAAATGCAGGACCTCCCAAATACGCACCCTCAAGTGAATAGAAGTTTCCTGAATGGTCTCCATATTGTGTGGCGCAGTGATCGGTTTTGGGCTGGCTTGTCCACTGATTTGATTATAGAGCAGGTGCTAATGCGTAGCGTGAAAACTACAGGCGGACTAACCAGGGGACGGGGAATGTCTGAGACCCAGCGTTTGGTATGGCTCATGTCTATGCCAGCAGGCGCTAACATAAACAATTCAATGCAGAACTTGACGGGTACCAATTTTCTCACGAGCGAGCAACATAAAGACACCACCAAGGCAAGACAAGAGCGCGATCAGCAGGACGCAAACACAATTATCCGCTATCTGTCAAAAAGAAGCCCATTCGACTCAGAGTCATCCCTGCGCAACATTGCGACTGGTGTCGTAGCAGACGACCTCGTTAATTGTGACGAGTCACAAGCAGAGGGGAAGAAAATACTGGATTCGCTTACTGGAAAGAATGCACATGAGTACACTTTTCGCAAGAAAGATCAAGTGGTTACTCTAGCATGCAAGACTGCCGTGCGATTGAATGATGGTGATGTACATGTCGACCCACAGCTTATGTTTCAGAGACTTAGCATCATGGCAACCACAGGAGGTTTCGAAAGCCCTCAACAATTTTTTGAGTACGAGATGTGAAGCTTCCCGGCATCCTTGTTTGACGCGTTCCTTCTCCCACTGAAAGCTAATAAACCAGTCTTAGCAGATGCCATTTGGTCCATGACAAAAGAGAGTCAAACAGCTAATGATCCAGGTGGAAGCGCGTATTTTGTGATTGATGGACGAGCCTTGCTACATCGAGTAGTATGGCCACGTGGAGTGACGTATAACGCCATTTGTTTGCTGTACATCCAGTACGTGCGGCGTAGATATCCTAGAGCCACTATTGTATTTGACGGCTATGACAATGGTCCTACCACCAAAGACTGCACCCACCAGCGAAGAGGACATGGATGTGGACCAGCTGTTTTGTTCGATCCTGACATGCTTGTTACTTTGAAGAAAGATTAGTTCCTCTCTAACCAGGTGAACAAGCAAAAGTTCATCAACCTCCTTTCTGAAAACCTCAAACACGCTGGTTATTCTACTCGTCACGCAAAAGGCGATGCTGATGTTATGATCGTAGACACTGCAATCACAAAAGCAAGAGATCAAACGACTGTCCTGATTGGCAAGGACACAGACTTGCTAGTGCTGTTACTGTATCACGCCGAAATGGATGCCAAAGAGCTGTTCTTCAGACCAGAGCCACGCCAGCGAGATATGACCGTGCGGAAGCTATGGTATATAAAGAAAACCAAGACTGTGCTAGGTCGTAATGTCACTTCAAGTATTTTGTTTGTTCACGCATTACTGGGATGCGATACCACCTCGAGAGTTCATGGCATTGGGAAGGGTATTGCACTGAAGAAGGCTAAGATTAACCCACAATTCCGTCAACTGGCGGGTGTCTTTAATCGCTCGGATTCTTCAAGAGAGGACGTTATCGAGGCCGGGGAGAAGGCTTTGCTGTCCGTATTCAATGCTGCTTCTACTGAAAGCCTTAATTCTCTGCGCTATATTAAGTACTGCCAAAAAGTAGCCACAGGCAATGTATGCTTGCAACCAGAGAATTTGCCCCCAACATCTTCAGCAGCCAGCTTTCACAGCCTCAGAGTATACTTGCAAGTCCAGGAATGGAAACAGAATCAGCTGCAGCCACAGGACTGGGGTTGGAGGCTTTCCGATGGGCGCCTCCTTCCAATTCTCACCAATCGCCCACCGGCACACCAGTCATTGTTGGAAATGATCCGCTGAAATTGCAGGACAGATTGCAAAACACAGCGATGCTCCTGTAAAAAACACGGACTCGAATGCCCGTCTGCTTGTGGAGTGTGCAAAGGTGAAAGCTGCCTCAACTCAAGTGCACCAGATCTCAATTTGGGACTAGATGACGCTGAAGCGCAATAACAAAGATAGCAAAACAAAGGAcatagctatatatatatatatacgctTAGATGGACAATATATATAATATTCTTGAGTTCTAATCATGTAAAAAAGGGAGGCCCAATTTATTATATGATAACAAGTCGAAGAGAATAACCTGACTCTTTAATTTAGATTTTATACCATTTTTCGTGGTGTGGATGCCCTGTGGTAAACTTCTGCACTGTTTACTTGCAGAATATGAAACGTGAAGGTCGAAATATGTAGTTTTATAAATAAAACAGCCTaattggtatatgaaatgattttTATAAACAAAAAGTACCCAAAGAGCtgaatttctcaattttttccatttttaagaCGTGGTAACCCTGTGGtaaatttgataaattttcaaatCTAAATTTCAGCATGTTCCACCAATGGGATTTTTTGGTACTTTTAGTATGTTATTTAGTTCATCAACCTTGTCAATAGCACGgtaaaataaattctgttgCAATTTGTTTGACATCGAACCACAGTTTCCCTGGACTAACAGTATTGGATCCTGCGCTGCCGAGCTACAGTACGAAAGATTCTTCATCAGTGTTCTTACTGCTGGAGGCGGAGAGCAAAACCTGTCCCGCCCATGATGGAGAGGCTCCCTTATGATCGTCTACAGATTGCACCACCATTCTCTAAAGTTGgcgtggatttctttggaccgCTTAGGGTGAAGTATCTAAGGAAAGAGGAGAAGAGATGTGGCTGTCTCTTTACTTGCCTGGTGACTAGAGCAGTTCATTTGGAAGTTGCCTTTTCGTTATCTACTGATTCCTTCATTATGTGTCTTAGACAGTTTATTGCTAGAGGAGGTAAACCAACTGTCATTTACTCTGACAATGGAACAAATTTTTTTGGAGCGAACCGTGACTTACGCGAGTGTATCTATGATTGGAACCAAGATATGAACGGAGGGGTGTTGAATCAAGAAGGAATTCAGTGGGTGTTCAACCTTCCAGCCGCACCACATATGGGGGGTGTGTGGGAGCCCCTCGTGAGATCGTGCTAGATGTTGTCCTACGTAATCAAGTCCTTACTGACTAAGTGTTGTTAACCACGTTTGCTGAAGTGGAATGGCTTGTGAATAGTCGTCCTGTGACCGAAGTAAGCTCAGATGTGGATGATCTTGAAGCCCTAACCCCGAATCACTTCATCATCGGAAGAGGAACTCTCAACCTACCACCCGGTGTCTTCATCGACAAGGACATGTCAAGTCACAAACGTTGGCGTCAAGCACAATTAGTTGCGACCCACATTTGGAAGCGGTGGCTACGAAAGTACCTACCTGGCCTGATTACACGTAAGAAATGGCTACAACCCACCACTAATGTCAAGATTGGAGATTTGGTACTAGTTTCTGATTACGCAGTTCCAAGGGGTAACTGGCCTCTTGGTAGAATCGTGAAAGTTTTTCCTGGACATGACAATGTTGTACGATCAGCCGAAGTTAAGACTAAGTTTGGAGTAAAGAAACGTCCTGTAACTAAattggcctaattaggcctaaacaaaagtttaaggttagcttttatgcatttttaggatactttctgtattcgtatccttacccttaccctgacccctggtcttacccttaccctcgttttagaaatgCCGTGAACGTTTCTCTTGTGTGCTACAAGACGCTCTTGCCACCATCATTAATTTAGTTAAAATCACGGTAAAAGGGAATGTCCCAGGGTGAACGTTTCCCTTGTGTGCTATGATCATCTCAATACTACTGCTTTTAAAACTGAGGCCGATTTTAAAAGTAATTGTGACGGCCTTCATGTTTACTGATGTTGTACAGCTTAATGTTTTTTGTTGGTTCATGCTTGTTTGCGAATCAGTTTGTCTGTGAGCCGTACAGAACTATGGTTTACATCTGTACAAGACCGGATTTCACTATCTTGTTCTCTGATCTCAATCACGAAAATGGTCCTTTAAACGGAAAcaattttgcagtgcaaaaattcTGACACGCTAACTTGGGCTTTAAACAATAGTTCCTTGGAAAGACTTTTTTCCACTATTCCAATGTCTCTGTCGCGTATAATTATCGATTAGCCAAACTGCCTACTGGTAAGCAACAATGGTGAAGGACAAAGTTCTTATCGAATGACACACGAAGGACAAATGGCAAGGAGTTGAGCAAGAAATAAGGAGAAAGGACATCAATCCAGACTGGCCATTAGACATTGGTCAAAAAGTTCGTGTTAAATTTGGCCGGGGACGTTATGATGCTGTTGTCGTGAAGTCAAGGAAACCTAAAACCAAAGGTATGTCAATTTTATTTTCTCCTTTCCTTTTGTGGGCATTTGCGGCCTCTCTACGTTCTCAAAAAGGCTTGTTTAACTCATAGGGAATGTTTATATTCCTATTATTATAGAATAAGTATATAAGTTTTTAATTCACATACATCTAAGTGtatatttttatatatatgtttttatttatGTTCTGGTGTTCCCAATTAGCAACACCATGCTAAATTGAcatgacacttgaataaagtttattaGTACATATACTCAAACAGCGGATAGCGTTGAACCCGcgtgctgattggctactcaaactacggatatcctttgttattattcaacacatgtgacaatgtccaaatatggtcatagctcGCTCAATATTTGCCACGCGTACTTAACAGATATCCTGCGAGATACGTAATTTTGTGAGttgcggagaaaaatggtagttttaccagctttttttccaataaacttagaaaattgtgctttgtcatcaatccATGCCACACGTGCGGCACGGTTATTtatgttcttttaaccaatgatattattgttttgtggcgtttttgtTGACTTCGTGGTCATAGATCTtataagctccctattaagcCGAGGAGGACTTCTTATGTTTTCCTAGGAACGTAGGATAAAGTTTATATAAAGTGAAGCATAGGTTTGCTGATTCTGAACTTTCTcgaagtttttaattttaatgattttgatGTCGAAAAATCTGAAATCATCAAGAGCAGTCGACATTCCTATGGCCACCCAACTTTGTGGGTAATGAGTGACGAACAAAAAGAACTTCTGCAGAAGAGGCAAAGAGTAAGAGAAACAATAGACTGCTTGCATTCTGCCTTTATTGCTAAAATACCCCAAGTTCTTGCCAGGCGAGCATGTTTGCAAAACAATGTGGTCTTGTTTATTGGGCCGGCTTCAGCTTTTTGAGCAAGAGAGATAAATTAACCTTGAGCGAAAAATTCGAGAGAAAAACCAACTGCAGGCAGTAGAAAGAAGCGAGGTCCAGCGAGACGGTCTAGGTTTTCTTTAGTGACGAAGAGTAGATCGTGATAAGCAACACAATGAATTGAAGTTTATACCAAAGCTGAATGATTTTGCAGTTGTaaattcaagtttaaaaaaaaaacggtaaTCAAAGGAACATTATTGGGTAATACACAATTACTTGGGAAACCCAGTATTTACTTTGTAAACATATTATAAATATTAGCTTCGGTTGAACAGTCAAAGGAAAGAACTGTAGATATTACTGTATTTCACAggaaccaaaacaagcgttgtTAGGAATTACAGCGTTTTAGGGAAAGAGTAACTGGCAAAATTACAATTATGTTGGGGATAAGGGATCGAACTTGATCATAGTAGTCACCATCAAATATGAAATGGCTCTTCTTAGTGGCAAACTCGAGCAGACCCTTTAAAGATAGAGCGAGGCATacaaaacgtcaagtaaaagataatttcaaaaaggacgcgtttatatctgatgtttctcactgctgtttgtgtgttatttctcatcaaactgagatggccaaagaaaaggAGTACTTACAACATTGTTAAAGAGTATTTCGTGACGCACAAACTTGTGGCTGAAAAATTTTGCAACATTGTGTCATTTGTGCAGGGGAGATCTTCATC
This region of Montipora capricornis isolate CH-2021 unplaced genomic scaffold, ASM3666992v2 scaffold_476, whole genome shotgun sequence genomic DNA includes:
- the LOC138036301 gene encoding uncharacterized protein → MERLPYDRLQIAPPFSKVGVDFFGPLRVKYLRKEEKRCGCLFTCLVTRAVHLEVAFSLSTDSFIMCLRQFIARGGKPTVIYSDNGTNFFGANRDLRECIYDWNQDMNGGVLNQEGIQWVFNLPAAPHMGVEWLVNSRPVTEVSSDVDDLEALTPNHFIIGRGTLNLPPGVFIDKDMSSHKRWRQAQLVATHIWKRWLRKYLPGLITRKKWLQPTTNVKIGDLVLVSDYAVPRGNWPLGRIVKVFPGHDNVVRSAEVKTKFGVKKRPVTKLA